Proteins encoded in a region of the Triticum dicoccoides isolate Atlit2015 ecotype Zavitan chromosome 3A, WEW_v2.0, whole genome shotgun sequence genome:
- the LOC119266998 gene encoding NAC transcription factor 29-like has protein sequence MTIELQTRPSLPAPAGAPPRAGTGLPPGFRFYPTDEELIVHYLRRRAAAAPCPAAVIAEVDIYKLDPWELPSRAVFEGDNDEWYFFSPRDRKYPNGVRPNRAAGSGYWKATGTDKPITAGGVPGGEVVGVKKALVFYQGRPPKGLKTNWIMHEYRLADAHAAAAAHTYRPPTRFKASSSMRLDDWVLCRIYKKPNPQQLSPFYEPSPSPSRSSMDASLGLGHHHHHQYHHHQQQQQQEDTSSSSRMLPRNPSVSDYLVDYSAVSELFDSMPPPPQPETASSVGHFFLGTTAGASDGEASTARKRQATADSNNDGEMSSLHASKRWLGSDGSMTMMNGGFSIFGPDQPSQQDRI, from the exons ATGACGATCGAGCTGCAGACGAGGCCGTCGCTCCCGGCGCCGGCGGGTGCGCCACCGCGCGCGGGCACGGGTCTGCCGCCGGGGTTCCGGTTCTACCCCACGGACGAGGAGCTGATCGTGCACTACCTCCGCAGGCGCGCCGCCGCGGCGCCGTGCCCGGCGGCCGTCATCGCGGAGGTGGACATCTACAAGCTGGACCCCTGGGAGCTCCCGTCCCGCGCGGTGTTCGAGGGCGACAACGACGAGTGGTACTTCTTCAGCCCCCGCGACCGCAAGTACCCCAACGGCGTTCGCCCCAACCGCGCCGCCGGGTCCGGCTACTGGAAGGCCACCGGCACCGACAAGCCCATCACGGCCGGCGGCGTGCCCGGCGGCGAGGTGGTCGGCGTGAAGAAGGCGCTCGTGTTCTACCAGGGGCGTCCACCCAAGGGCCTCAagaccaactggatcatgcacgagTACCGCCTCGCCGACGCCCACGCCGCCGCGGCCGCGCACACTTACCGGCCGCCCACGCGCTTCAAGGCCTCCTCCTCCATGAGG CTGGACGATTGGGTGCTCTGCAGGATCTACAAGAAGCCCAACCCGCAGCAGCTGTCGCCCTTCTACGagccgtcgccgtcaccgtcgcGGTCGTCCATGGACGCCAGCCTCGgcctcggccaccaccaccaccatcagtaccaccaccaccagcagcagcagcagcaagaggacacctcctcctcctcccggatGCTGCCGAGGAATCCGTCCGTCTCCGACTACCTCGTGGACTACTCCGCCGTCTCGGAGCTCTTCGACAGCATGCCGCCGCCACCACAGCCGGAGACTGCAAGCTCTGTCGGCCATTTCTTCCTCGGCACCACTGCTGGCGCCAGCGACGGCGAGGCCAGCACGGCGCGCAAGAGGCAGGCGACGGCGGACAGCAACAACGATGGTGAAATGTCGTCGTTGCACGCTTCCAAGAGGTGGTTGGGTAGCGATGGGTCCATGACGATGATGAACGGCGGCTTCTCCATATTTGGGCCAGACCAGCCTTCCCAGCAGGACAGGATATGA